The Triticum dicoccoides isolate Atlit2015 ecotype Zavitan chromosome 6A, WEW_v2.0, whole genome shotgun sequence genome has a window encoding:
- the LOC119318577 gene encoding calmodulin-binding receptor-like cytoplasmic kinase 2 gives MDGRDHRRRLSASGSGRRERLGLAPSPAWSQQLSVGSGRAKSLFRSIGVWFSSLSTPSSPTSAKKKRSKQAPAPAHDDAIKKPPSFGGYGTGRPLMLRGGTGRGGGGGLYGGGRRSLSQTQQQYQFQSSVFTMEEILKATSNFSPALKIGQGGFGAVYKGVLPDGTVVAVKRAKQRMQNPHVDVEFRSEVKIMARIEHQSLVRFYGYLEHGEERVVVIEHVPNGTLREHLDRRHGRFLELAARLDVAIDVAHAVTYLHMYSDHPIIHRDIKSSNILLTASLRAKVADFGFARLGAGGLGHGEGGGGARHVSTQVKGTAGYLDPEYLKTCQLTDRSDVYSFGVLLVEMVSGRRPIEPKREMKERLTARWAMRKLVEGKAAEEVLDPCLLRTGAAATAVEAVLELAFRCMGPVRDERPSMDDCCRALWAVRKTYRDTVSAMAAPADAFSDRASSSSASTGTSTTGDFCRM, from the exons ATGGACGGACGCGACCACCGTAGGAGGCTGTCGGCGTCGGGGTCCGGCCGGCGGGAGCGGCTCGGGCTGGCGCCCAGCCCCGCGTGGTCGCAGCAGCTCTCCGTCGGCAGCGGCCGGGCCAAGTCGCTGTTCCGGTCCATCGGCGTCTGGTTCAGCTCCCTCTCCACGCCGTCGTCTCCCACCTCCGCCAAGAAGAAGCGGTCCAAGCAGGCGCCAGCGCCGGCGCATGACGACGCCATCAAGAAGCCGCCTT CGTTCGGCGGCTACGGCACCGGGCGGCCGTTGATGCTCCGGGGAGGaacggggagaggaggaggaggagggctgtACGGCGGCGGGCGGAGGAGCTTATCGCAGACGCAGCAGCAGTACCAGTTCCAGAGCTCGGTGTTCACCATGGAGGAGATCCTCAAGGCCACCAGCAACTTCTCGCCGGCGCTCAAGATCGGCCAGGGCGGCTTCGGCGCCGTGTACAAGGGCGTGCTCCCGGACGGCACGGTGGTGGCGGTGAAGCGCGCCAAGCAGCGGATGCAGAACCCGCACGTGGACGTGGAGTTCCGGAGCGAGGTCAAGATCATGGCGCGCATCGAGCACCAGAGCCTCGTCCGCTTCTACGGCTACCTGGAGCACGGCGAGGAGCGGGTGGTGGTCATCGAGCACGTCCCCAACGGCACCCTCCGCGAGCACCTCGACCGCCGCCACGGCCGCTTCCTCGAGCTCGCCGCCCGCCTCGACGTCGCCATCGACGTCGCCCACGCCGTCACCTACCTCCACATGTACTCCGACCACCCCATCATCCACCGCGACATCAAGTCCTCCAACATCCTGCTCACCGCCTCGCTGCGCGCCAAGGTGGCCGACTTCGGCTTCGCCCGCCTCGGCGCCGGCGGCCTCGGCCACGGCGAGGGGGGCGGTGGGGCGAGGCACGTGTCCACGCAGGTCAAGGGCACCGCGGGGTACCTCGACCCGGAGTACCTCAAGACGTGCCAGCTCACGGACCGGAGCGACGTCTACTCCTTCGGCGTCCTCCTCGTCGAGATGGTGTCCGGGCGCCGCCCCATCgagcccaagcgggagatgaaggagCGGCTGACGGCGCGGTGGGCGATGCGGAAGCTCGTCGAGGGAAAGGCGGCGGAGGAGGTGCTCGACCCGTGCCTGCTGCGGACCGGCGCGGCGGCCACGGCCGTGGAGGCCGTGCTGGAGCTAGCGTTCCGGTGCATGGGGCCCGTCCGTGACGAGCGGCCCAGCATGGACGACTGCTGCCGCGCGCTCTGGGCCGTCAGGAAGACCTACAGGGACACGGTCTCCGCCATGGCCGCCCCCGCCGACGCCTTCTCCGACCGGGCCAGCTCCTCCAGCGCCAGCACCGGCACCAGCACCACCGGCGATTTCTGCCGGATGTAG
- the LOC119318578 gene encoding probable E3 ubiquitin-protein ligase RHB1A: MGGCCCCASRAEADRAPVHIYHQQNQEEHEPLSSAFDGSSPASAIVAVDTNLDTSTPDTYRAPPAPLPYDVSLPVTENPDLEKSDIKSKTDDQQESLKVDEYESCEKGAPEDKIEEEDVCPICLEEYDEENPRSITKCEHHFHLCCILEWMERSETCPVCDQITLIDEMYE, from the exons ATGGGTGGCTGCTGCTGTTGTGCATCAAGAGCGGAAGCGGATAGAGCACCAGTTCATATCTAT CATCAGCAAAACCAAGAGGAGCATGAACCTTTATCTTCTGCCTTTGACGGGTCATCTCCAGCTTCTGCTATAGTCGCAGTTGACACAAACCTGGACACATCCACTCCTGACACTTATCGGGCACCACCTGCACCATTGCCTTATGATGTTAGTTTGCCAGTTACAGAAAACCCAG ATCTGGAGAAGTCAGATATTAAAAGCAAAACAGATGATCAGCAGGAATCTCTGAAGGTGGATGAATACGAATCATGTGAAAAAGGTGCCCCTGAAGATAAGATCGAGGAGGAGGATGTTTGCCCTATCTGCCTTGAAG AATATGATGAAGAAAATCCCCGCTCTATCACCAAATGCGAGCATCATTTCCATCTTTGTTGCATACTCGAATGGATGGAGCGAAGCGAGACTTGCCCAGTCTGTGACCAG ATAACTTTGATAGATGAGATGTATGAATAG